The following proteins come from a genomic window of Streptomyces sp. NBC_00539:
- a CDS encoding LCP family protein yields MTQDTATRRRRRTADRGVRPRKRRVLRIVLLVVAVLVLGAAGAGWWAYSHLNGNIDSVDLDRAIGDNRPPKVVENAQNVLVLGSDSRAGANGDLDHGDVSGARSDTAMLVHIPEGRSRATAVSIPRDTLISRPECKDGDGATVPAANRVMFNSVYSVAGPACVVKTVEQLSGIRVDHFVEVDFAGFKDLVDALGGVTVTLDKPMSGAKGGLKLDAGTHRLNGTDSLKFVRTRYGYGDGSDLGRIGLQQKFMLAMLAEMKNQDALGNPARLYKLADAGTKSLTTDSQLASLTALADFAQSMKGVDPATMETIMLPVDYDKVDRNRVVVAQPQASQLWDALRADQKIPASAKDSPAKG; encoded by the coding sequence ATGACCCAAGACACCGCCACCCGCAGGCGCCGCCGGACCGCGGACCGGGGGGTACGCCCGCGCAAGCGCCGAGTGTTGCGGATCGTCCTGCTCGTGGTCGCCGTGCTGGTCCTGGGCGCCGCGGGCGCCGGCTGGTGGGCCTACAGCCACCTCAACGGCAACATCGACAGCGTCGACCTGGACCGGGCCATCGGGGACAACCGGCCGCCCAAGGTGGTCGAGAACGCGCAGAACGTCCTGGTGCTGGGGTCCGATTCACGGGCCGGCGCCAACGGGGACCTGGACCACGGCGACGTCAGCGGAGCGCGCTCCGACACCGCGATGCTGGTCCACATACCGGAGGGCCGGTCCAGGGCCACCGCGGTCAGCATCCCCCGCGACACCCTGATCAGCCGGCCCGAGTGCAAGGACGGGGACGGGGCCACCGTGCCGGCCGCGAACCGGGTCATGTTCAACTCCGTCTACTCGGTGGCCGGCCCGGCCTGCGTGGTCAAGACCGTCGAACAGCTCTCCGGGATCCGCGTGGACCACTTCGTCGAGGTGGACTTCGCCGGCTTCAAGGACCTCGTGGACGCCCTCGGCGGGGTCACCGTCACCCTCGACAAGCCGATGAGCGGAGCCAAGGGCGGCCTCAAGCTGGACGCGGGCACCCACCGGCTGAACGGCACCGATTCCCTCAAGTTCGTCCGTACCCGCTACGGCTACGGCGACGGCAGCGACCTCGGACGCATAGGCCTCCAGCAGAAGTTCATGCTGGCGATGCTGGCCGAGATGAAGAACCAGGACGCCCTCGGCAACCCGGCTCGGCTCTACAAGCTGGCGGACGCCGGCACCAAGTCGCTCACCACCGACTCCCAGCTCGCCTCGCTGACCGCCCTGGCCGACTTCGCGCAGAGCATGAAGGGCGTCGACCCGGCCACGATGGAGACCATCATGCTGCCGGTCGACTACGACAAGGTCGACCGGAACCGGGTGGTCGTCGCCCAGCCCCAGGCCTCCCAGCTGTGGGACGCCCTGCGCGCGGACCAGAAGATCCCCGCTTCGGCGAAGGACTCCCCCGCCAAGGGCTGA
- a CDS encoding bifunctional glycosyltransferase/CDP-glycerol:glycerophosphate glycerophosphotransferase — translation MSFPVDPSQYRVTIVIPAFNASATLARALQSALAQTHRGIEVLVVDDCSTDNTLGVARQFAGRDGRVRVIERPHNSGGCGAPRNNGIEAASGQFVMFLDADDELPLKAVETLLSSALTTGSEVTAGRVVRINLATDEITVWQPQLYPAEQTVGGLGAMPELFEDPIAAGKLYRRDFLDSFGIRFPEGVFFEDTYFSTVANYHARSLTLLATPVYRWMWERESDQPSITNRRGELRSIRDRIMVHQYTDSFLYSVGRPDLLARKAAKFLSHDLRLYTPELRTGDRAYHNGFLAAVAPYLRTLEPAAFELCGPMERVRAFGLMHGRVDIAVSASDYMRRRSVISSDIVERDGRVFWSASLLGHPDAERFLEVTELELTGQKLADARLYNQATSVELVDGELHISGAIRNQFGRFRPDDKVELIAVLRRRSTKTDYRFPVSGVEIDADWIRYHSTVDLASAVDKADQAGHWNFFVQLRHDGERASTALNISGLDVTGLRHPGKAGVLEVYETVSGNLGLRPETERRQVTTSERGTPWLWWQDVAPAVPAAPPEQYEAAIVVQCHNDEYHLREFLSSLVAQRSFPVTQVVFVDDGSSDSTAQQLAAFAAYYRNALVVTQHRLGVRTAFDHGLRYVAAPYVMFARARDILGEDSVGRLLTAARRVRGADVVVGQADNFPGPWRGADEPWQRYFSAKQPVRRLADAPYLVFSTLLGGKLFKTSHVRTHGFRCGPGPGPEDDWFTVPAVLYAKSVTTAPDARFFEREEQKQDSLFDHPWNDPVKAVDRVRLAAYVLDSVHGAPARVVRLAQRFVVRTTQPYVRNMHRIMSRPELAAVLPLLRSVYGPIPDDVILQYATHPQSRVQHHAIVTGNLDLFADPLGKPDYLPTLFLDEQGMYRRLASDPVQTRLLRIQRAGAVLETFVWDDDEMHFEGLLVFSGVDIDTAFTNRVQLVLSDGEREVTIPVEQVYRRDRWRTRKNQDWLSGWRATVRPSALDTLRNAELTLTVRVLSGDLHHDIHVAARQMLHRFKGVHTSGRQRFVLSIDDDEQVTVRWVRGFLARRKDKLRRFGRELRNSLPGRPGWRTRLMYWLTYPYLHGRGIWIIGEREDTAQDNSYHLFAWIRQNRPKCKIYYSLNGDSPDWDKVARFGQVIDRLSWKHRAYLLHAERLINAYDLEAYLGFPGLHKRAFLRGYGDLLRYKRVFLQHGVVYNDVVASVHGQATNVDMVLTTGRSERSYYAEHCGYGYQRVAATGLPRFDALEPVPGLRRVLVMPTWRRDIVAPSYNKAAKPEIPFPASEYYRFFSSLLRNERLLKALQYYGVELEFMPHYEIRPYLNHFKIDHPSITVSSTGRDVQLAMRECSMLVTDYSSVFFDVAYMGKPVVYTNFDDESFYSKHYKRGYFDLARDGFGPACRTVDHAVDEIIATMGRDFEVEPRYRQRAEEFFVLRDTSNCERAYQVIETMDANAVGDQRAQLYLGARGFGEF, via the coding sequence ATGAGCTTCCCGGTCGACCCGTCGCAGTACCGCGTCACCATCGTCATCCCGGCCTTCAACGCGAGCGCCACGCTCGCCCGAGCGCTCCAGTCGGCCCTGGCCCAGACGCACCGCGGCATCGAGGTGCTCGTCGTCGACGACTGCTCCACCGACAACACCCTCGGGGTCGCCCGCCAGTTCGCCGGCCGGGACGGCCGGGTCCGCGTCATCGAGCGGCCGCACAACAGCGGCGGCTGCGGCGCCCCCCGCAACAACGGCATCGAAGCCGCATCCGGCCAGTTCGTGATGTTCCTCGACGCGGACGACGAGCTTCCGCTCAAGGCCGTCGAGACGCTGCTCTCCTCCGCCCTCACGACGGGGTCCGAGGTCACCGCCGGCCGTGTCGTACGCATCAACCTCGCCACCGACGAGATCACCGTCTGGCAGCCGCAGCTGTACCCCGCCGAGCAGACGGTGGGGGGCCTGGGGGCCATGCCGGAGCTCTTCGAGGACCCGATCGCGGCCGGCAAACTGTACCGCCGCGACTTCCTCGACAGCTTCGGCATCCGCTTCCCCGAGGGCGTCTTCTTCGAGGACACGTACTTCTCCACCGTCGCGAACTACCACGCCCGGTCCCTGACCCTCCTCGCCACCCCCGTCTACCGGTGGATGTGGGAGCGGGAGTCGGACCAGCCCTCGATCACCAACCGGCGGGGCGAACTGCGCAGCATCCGCGACCGCATCATGGTCCACCAGTACACCGACAGCTTCCTGTACAGCGTGGGCCGCCCGGACCTGCTGGCCCGCAAGGCCGCCAAGTTCCTCTCGCACGACCTGCGTCTCTACACCCCCGAGCTGCGCACCGGCGACCGCGCCTACCACAACGGTTTCCTGGCCGCCGTGGCCCCGTACCTGCGCACGCTCGAACCCGCCGCATTCGAGCTGTGCGGACCCATGGAGCGGGTGCGTGCCTTCGGGCTGATGCACGGCCGGGTCGACATCGCGGTCTCGGCCTCCGACTACATGCGCCGCCGCAGCGTCATCAGCTCCGACATCGTCGAGCGGGACGGCCGGGTGTTCTGGTCGGCGTCGCTGCTCGGCCACCCCGACGCCGAGCGGTTCCTCGAGGTCACCGAGCTGGAGCTGACCGGCCAGAAGCTCGCCGACGCCCGCCTGTACAACCAGGCGACGTCGGTCGAGCTGGTCGACGGCGAACTGCACATCTCGGGCGCGATACGCAACCAGTTCGGCCGGTTCCGCCCCGACGACAAGGTCGAGCTCATCGCGGTGCTGCGGCGACGCAGCACCAAGACGGACTACCGCTTCCCCGTCAGCGGCGTGGAGATCGACGCGGACTGGATCCGCTACCACAGCACGGTGGACCTCGCCTCCGCCGTGGACAAGGCCGACCAGGCGGGCCACTGGAACTTCTTCGTCCAGCTCCGCCACGACGGCGAACGCGCCTCCACCGCCCTGAACATCAGCGGCCTCGACGTCACCGGCCTGCGCCACCCCGGCAAGGCCGGCGTCCTGGAGGTCTACGAGACCGTCAGCGGCAACCTGGGCCTGCGCCCGGAGACCGAGCGACGGCAGGTCACCACCTCCGAGCGGGGCACCCCCTGGCTGTGGTGGCAGGACGTCGCCCCGGCCGTCCCGGCCGCGCCGCCCGAGCAGTACGAGGCGGCGATCGTGGTCCAGTGCCACAACGACGAGTACCACCTGCGCGAGTTCCTCTCCTCGCTCGTCGCGCAGCGCAGCTTCCCCGTCACCCAGGTGGTGTTCGTCGACGACGGGTCGAGCGACAGCACCGCGCAGCAATTGGCGGCCTTCGCGGCCTACTACCGCAACGCCCTCGTCGTCACCCAGCACCGCCTCGGCGTGCGCACCGCCTTCGACCACGGGCTGCGGTACGTCGCGGCCCCCTACGTGATGTTCGCACGCGCCCGGGACATCCTCGGCGAGGACTCCGTCGGCAGGCTGCTCACCGCGGCCCGCCGGGTCCGGGGTGCCGACGTGGTCGTGGGCCAGGCGGACAACTTCCCGGGCCCGTGGCGCGGCGCGGACGAGCCGTGGCAGCGGTACTTCAGTGCCAAGCAGCCCGTCCGCAGACTGGCGGACGCACCGTACCTGGTCTTCTCCACGCTGCTCGGCGGGAAGCTCTTCAAGACCTCCCACGTCCGTACGCACGGCTTCCGCTGCGGCCCGGGCCCCGGCCCCGAGGACGACTGGTTCACCGTCCCGGCCGTGCTCTACGCGAAGTCGGTGACCACCGCACCGGACGCGCGCTTCTTCGAACGCGAGGAGCAGAAGCAGGACTCGCTCTTCGACCACCCCTGGAACGACCCCGTCAAGGCGGTGGACCGGGTCCGCCTGGCCGCGTACGTCCTGGACTCGGTCCACGGAGCCCCGGCCCGCGTCGTGCGCCTGGCCCAGCGCTTCGTGGTCCGTACGACCCAGCCCTACGTCCGCAACATGCACAGGATCATGAGCAGACCGGAGCTCGCCGCGGTCCTGCCCCTGCTGAGATCCGTCTACGGCCCGATACCCGACGACGTGATCCTCCAGTACGCGACGCATCCCCAGTCCAGGGTCCAGCACCACGCGATCGTCACGGGCAACCTCGACCTCTTCGCCGACCCGCTCGGCAAGCCCGACTACCTGCCCACCCTCTTCCTCGACGAACAGGGGATGTACCGCAGGCTCGCGAGCGACCCGGTGCAGACCAGGCTGCTGCGCATCCAGCGGGCCGGCGCCGTCCTGGAGACGTTCGTCTGGGACGACGACGAGATGCATTTCGAAGGGCTCCTCGTCTTCTCCGGCGTGGACATCGACACCGCCTTCACCAACCGCGTCCAGCTGGTGCTGTCCGACGGGGAGCGGGAGGTGACCATTCCCGTGGAGCAGGTCTACCGGCGCGACCGCTGGCGTACCCGCAAGAACCAGGACTGGCTCTCCGGCTGGCGCGCCACGGTCCGCCCGTCGGCGCTCGACACGCTGCGCAACGCGGAGCTGACCCTGACCGTCCGCGTGCTCAGCGGCGACCTCCACCACGACATCCACGTGGCGGCCCGGCAGATGCTGCACCGCTTCAAGGGGGTGCACACCTCGGGACGGCAGCGCTTCGTCCTGTCGATCGACGACGACGAACAGGTCACCGTCCGCTGGGTGCGCGGCTTCCTGGCCCGGCGCAAGGACAAGCTGCGCCGGTTCGGCCGGGAACTGCGCAACTCGCTCCCGGGCCGCCCCGGCTGGCGCACCCGCCTGATGTACTGGCTGACCTACCCCTACCTGCACGGCCGGGGCATATGGATCATCGGCGAGCGCGAGGACACCGCGCAGGACAACAGCTACCACCTGTTCGCCTGGATCCGGCAGAACCGGCCCAAGTGCAAGATCTACTACTCCCTCAACGGAGACTCCCCCGACTGGGACAAGGTCGCCCGCTTCGGGCAGGTCATCGACCGGCTGTCGTGGAAGCACCGGGCGTACCTGCTCCACGCGGAACGCCTGATCAACGCCTACGACCTGGAGGCCTACCTCGGCTTCCCGGGCCTGCACAAGCGCGCCTTCCTGCGGGGCTACGGCGACCTGCTGCGCTACAAGCGGGTCTTCCTCCAGCACGGTGTCGTCTACAACGACGTCGTCGCCTCGGTCCACGGCCAGGCCACCAACGTCGACATGGTGCTCACCACGGGGCGCAGCGAGCGGTCCTACTACGCCGAGCACTGCGGCTACGGGTACCAGCGCGTCGCGGCGACCGGCCTGCCGCGCTTCGACGCCCTGGAGCCGGTGCCCGGGCTGCGACGGGTGCTGGTCATGCCGACCTGGCGCCGGGACATCGTGGCACCGTCCTACAACAAGGCGGCCAAGCCCGAGATCCCGTTCCCCGCGTCCGAGTACTACCGGTTCTTCTCCTCGCTGCTGCGCAACGAGCGGCTGCTGAAGGCGCTCCAGTACTACGGCGTCGAGCTGGAGTTCATGCCGCACTACGAGATCCGGCCCTACCTCAACCACTTCAAGATCGACCATCCGTCGATCACCGTGTCCTCGACCGGCCGGGACGTGCAGCTCGCGATGCGCGAGTGCTCGATGCTGGTCACCGACTACTCGTCCGTCTTCTTCGACGTGGCCTACATGGGCAAGCCCGTCGTCTACACGAACTTCGACGACGAGTCCTTCTACAGCAAGCACTACAAGCGCGGCTACTTCGACCTGGCGCGCGACGGCTTCGGTCCGGCCTGCCGTACCGTCGACCACGCGGTCGACGAGATCATCGCGACCATGGGCCGGGACTTCGAGGTGGAGCCCCGGTACCGGCAGCGCGCCGAGGAGTTCTTCGTCCTGCGCGACACCTCGAACTGCGAGCGCGCCTACCAGGTGATCGAAACGATGGATGCGAACGCCGTGGGTGACCAGCGGGCGCAGCTGTACCTCGGAGCACGCGGCTTCGGGGAGTTCTGA
- a CDS encoding Ig-like domain-containing protein codes for MSGWFPLVRAWVAQGPYSGVVDLAATADPALALVPGQRFRLAMTVTPSGGAHRTYGYLLGEDLGDAVVLEELQHLRRLPNGRYAAFAPQTRAITADCVVRVRDDAPDGSVVMPRVVVGLMIAQGDKLVPSAGIEDRGFHVRRRVVPGRPLLLAPGGHVTLPGSTADGLRLSAVSPARRGRLSCAPDGSLTYQAPASYQGYDRFTCTYEDLAGHTHPSEVVIHIGDLGMSPGALNVFHG; via the coding sequence ATGAGCGGCTGGTTCCCGCTGGTCCGCGCCTGGGTCGCGCAGGGCCCGTACTCGGGTGTGGTCGACCTGGCGGCCACCGCCGATCCGGCGCTCGCGCTCGTACCCGGGCAGCGCTTCCGGCTCGCCATGACGGTGACCCCGAGCGGCGGGGCCCACCGGACGTACGGCTACCTCCTGGGCGAGGACCTGGGCGACGCGGTGGTCCTGGAGGAGCTGCAGCACCTGCGCCGGCTGCCCAACGGCAGGTACGCCGCCTTCGCCCCGCAGACCCGGGCGATCACCGCCGACTGCGTGGTCAGGGTGCGGGACGACGCCCCGGACGGCTCCGTCGTGATGCCGCGCGTCGTGGTCGGCCTCATGATCGCCCAGGGCGACAAACTCGTCCCGTCCGCCGGTATCGAGGACCGCGGTTTCCACGTGCGCCGCCGGGTGGTCCCCGGCCGGCCGCTGCTCCTCGCCCCGGGCGGACACGTCACCCTGCCCGGATCAACCGCCGACGGGCTGAGACTGAGCGCGGTCTCCCCCGCCCGCCGCGGAAGGCTCAGCTGCGCCCCCGACGGGTCGCTCACCTACCAGGCGCCCGCGTCCTACCAGGGTTACGACCGGTTCACCTGCACCTACGAGGACCTCGCGGGGCACACCCATCCGTCAGAGGTGGTCATCCACATCGGTGACCTCGGCATGTCCCCGGGGGCGCTGAATGTCTTCCACGGCTAG
- a CDS encoding CDP-alcohol phosphatidyltransferase family protein, with product MSKLSLKAVQKLTCKKRDAWWTVLLVDPVATRLVCLFARWNFVTPNRVTWAALYVGLGSAWFFLQGDWLSLCIGAALYHVSFILDCIDGKLARLKGNGTIFGGWLDYVFDRIRVLFCALALMGGQFLLHDEEIYLLAALAVIFLDMLRYVDALQIYKMRMSMRNKIEAVTLARQAEQGLEEEERKVVFIEDLLRENPLGEADALKREKAETDRAEVIDLHQQFRERFPWYARVRHALVQSRIRPHLISGIEFQMFIFIVGPVIGHVLWTTAVSAVLMGAFELVIMFKFWLSTRDFTRTMERLDPGNTPSRAGSIAPHLHAGRHRRRGEDDARAMRADQMFPAPEPYEDPGFQPYPRPYTDEYTGGVTDTMQLHKIPSQPSPRPDYAEPERHPR from the coding sequence ATGTCCAAGCTGTCACTAAAGGCCGTCCAGAAGCTGACCTGCAAAAAGCGGGACGCCTGGTGGACGGTCCTTCTGGTCGACCCGGTGGCGACCCGCCTCGTCTGTCTGTTCGCCCGTTGGAACTTCGTGACGCCCAACCGCGTGACCTGGGCCGCGCTCTACGTGGGCCTCGGCTCGGCCTGGTTCTTCCTCCAGGGCGACTGGCTCTCCCTGTGCATCGGCGCGGCCCTCTACCACGTCAGCTTCATCCTCGACTGCATCGACGGCAAGCTCGCCCGCCTCAAGGGCAACGGCACCATCTTCGGCGGCTGGCTCGACTACGTCTTCGACCGCATCCGCGTGCTCTTCTGCGCGCTGGCCCTGATGGGTGGTCAGTTCCTGCTCCACGACGAGGAGATCTACCTCCTCGCGGCCCTCGCCGTGATCTTCCTCGACATGCTCCGCTACGTGGACGCCCTCCAGATCTACAAGATGCGCATGTCCATGCGGAACAAGATCGAGGCGGTCACCCTCGCCCGCCAGGCGGAGCAGGGGCTCGAGGAGGAGGAGCGCAAGGTCGTCTTCATCGAAGACCTGCTGCGCGAGAACCCCCTGGGCGAGGCCGACGCACTCAAGCGGGAGAAGGCCGAGACCGACCGGGCCGAGGTCATCGACCTGCACCAGCAGTTCCGCGAGCGCTTCCCCTGGTACGCGCGGGTCCGCCACGCCCTGGTGCAGAGCCGCATCCGGCCGCACCTCATCAGCGGCATCGAGTTCCAGATGTTCATCTTCATCGTGGGCCCGGTCATCGGCCACGTGCTGTGGACCACCGCCGTGTCGGCCGTGCTGATGGGCGCCTTCGAGCTCGTCATCATGTTCAAGTTCTGGCTCTCCACCCGCGACTTCACGCGCACGATGGAACGGCTCGACCCGGGCAACACCCCCTCGCGCGCCGGTTCCATCGCCCCCCACCTGCACGCCGGACGCCACCGTCGCCGCGGCGAGGACGACGCGCGCGCGATGCGGGCCGACCAGATGTTCCCCGCGCCCGAGCCGTACGAGGACCCCGGCTTCCAGCCGTACCCGCGGCCCTACACGGACGAGTACACGGGTGGTGTGACCGACACCATGCAGCTGCACAAGATCCCGTCCCAGCCGTCGCCGCGACCTGACTACGCCGAACCGGAGCGCCACCCCAGATGA
- a CDS encoding amino acid permease yields the protein MSRNLKSPFRTKTVEQSIRDTEEPEHALRKSLSAWDLTVFGVGVIIGTGIFVLTGIAARNNAGPATALAFVAAGIVCALAALCYAEFASTVPVAGSAYTFSYASIGELPAWIIGWDLVLEFALGTAVVAVGWSGYVRHLLSTNLGWDLPAALSGPDGGGTFDLLAFLLVLVLTAILVVGTKLSARITAIVVAIKVTVVLLVIVAGLFFIKADNYKPFIPPAQEQPPGSGWKAPLVQLIFGYAPTNFGVMGIFTAASLVFFAFIGFDVVATAAEETKNPQRDMPRGILGSLIICTVLYVAVTLVVTGMQKYTQMSATAPLAEAFKSVNQPFFSGAISLGASVGLITVCMILLLGQTRVFFAMSRDGLLPRFFSVTHPKYRTPYRATITLGVIIAVVAGFTSLEKLAELVNIGTLFAFVVVALGVIVLRRTRPDLHRSFRTPWVPLVPILSIAASVWLMLNLPAETWLRFGVWMVIGFVVYFLYSRRNSRLARAGQDAKF from the coding sequence GTGAGCAGGAACCTGAAAAGCCCCTTCCGGACGAAGACGGTGGAGCAGTCCATCCGCGACACGGAGGAGCCGGAACACGCGCTCCGCAAGTCGCTCTCCGCCTGGGACCTGACGGTCTTCGGGGTCGGCGTCATCATCGGCACCGGCATCTTCGTCCTCACGGGCATCGCGGCGCGCAACAACGCCGGACCCGCCACCGCCCTCGCCTTCGTCGCGGCGGGCATCGTCTGCGCCCTCGCGGCACTGTGCTACGCGGAGTTCGCCTCCACCGTGCCGGTGGCCGGTTCGGCGTACACCTTCTCCTACGCCTCGATCGGCGAGCTGCCCGCCTGGATCATCGGCTGGGACCTCGTACTGGAGTTCGCTCTCGGTACCGCCGTCGTGGCCGTCGGCTGGTCCGGGTACGTGCGCCACCTGCTGAGCACCAACCTCGGCTGGGACCTCCCCGCAGCCCTGTCGGGGCCCGACGGGGGAGGCACCTTCGACCTGTTGGCCTTCCTGCTGGTCCTGGTACTGACCGCGATCCTGGTCGTGGGGACGAAGCTGTCGGCCCGGATCACCGCGATCGTCGTCGCCATCAAGGTGACGGTGGTGCTGCTCGTCATCGTCGCCGGCCTGTTCTTCATCAAGGCGGACAACTACAAGCCGTTCATCCCGCCGGCCCAGGAGCAGCCCCCGGGCAGCGGCTGGAAGGCGCCCCTGGTGCAGCTGATCTTCGGCTACGCCCCCACCAACTTCGGCGTCATGGGCATCTTCACCGCGGCCTCCCTCGTCTTCTTCGCCTTCATCGGCTTCGACGTGGTGGCCACCGCGGCGGAGGAGACCAAGAACCCCCAGCGGGACATGCCGCGCGGCATCCTCGGTTCGCTGATCATCTGCACGGTGCTCTACGTCGCCGTGACGCTGGTGGTCACCGGCATGCAGAAGTACACGCAGATGTCGGCCACCGCCCCGCTCGCCGAAGCCTTCAAGTCGGTGAACCAGCCCTTCTTCTCGGGCGCCATCAGCCTCGGGGCGTCCGTCGGCCTGATCACGGTGTGCATGATCCTGCTGCTCGGCCAGACCCGTGTGTTCTTCGCGATGAGCCGTGACGGACTGCTGCCCCGCTTCTTCTCCGTCACCCACCCGAAGTACCGCACGCCCTACCGGGCGACCATCACGCTCGGCGTGATCATCGCCGTCGTCGCGGGCTTCACGAGCCTGGAGAAGCTCGCCGAACTGGTCAACATCGGCACGCTGTTCGCATTCGTGGTCGTCGCCCTCGGCGTGATCGTCCTGCGCCGCACCCGTCCGGACCTGCACCGGTCGTTCCGGACGCCGTGGGTGCCGCTGGTGCCCATCCTGTCGATCGCCGCGTCCGTGTGGCTGATGCTCAACCTGCCCGCCGAGACCTGGCTGCGGTTCGGCGTCTGGATGGTCATCGGCTTCGTCGTCTACTTCCTGTACAGCCGCCGCAACAGCCGCCTCGCCCGCGCCGGCCAGGACGCGAAGTTCTAG
- a CDS encoding phosphodiester glycosidase family protein translates to MSSTARRTALAVVLTTALALTGCSGPAGTPDGRDSPDEQVRDVVLPQGVGYRTFVRKLDGRSPSHVHVLTIAPDARARVGGLHGANLASAETVREMAGSAGALAAVNASYFDIHTGKYYSGYEGDPLGLYAEGGKVLSEATNGRPALLLGYTGGRLDARVDEITTEEQVTSDDGEAHELDGFNRVPGRVLGCGGVGGDRLSDTEEPMQEPYGGLCTDTSELVVFTQEWGDWTPPGPPGSMEALLDADGRVVGVRKPAGGSMPKNGSTLYAIGSGVDWLRTHAPKGSVVTPSVRMKDAMGRTVPGPVDTAVGGRYRLLRDGVSALGENAALTRRAPRTAAGVTADGTLLLVTVDGRESRVSAGATLSEAADLMASLGAENAVGLDGGGSTTVVVGGKLRNRPRETAGQPVTERPVANALALFDH, encoded by the coding sequence ATGTCTTCCACGGCTAGAAGGACCGCCCTGGCGGTCGTGCTGACGACGGCCCTCGCCCTGACGGGCTGTTCGGGCCCGGCGGGTACCCCGGACGGCCGGGACTCCCCGGACGAGCAGGTCCGCGACGTCGTCCTGCCCCAGGGCGTCGGCTACCGCACGTTCGTCCGGAAACTCGACGGCCGCTCGCCCTCGCACGTCCACGTGCTGACCATCGCCCCCGACGCCCGGGCCCGGGTGGGCGGCCTGCACGGCGCCAACCTCGCGAGCGCCGAGACGGTACGGGAGATGGCCGGGTCGGCCGGGGCGCTGGCAGCCGTCAACGCCTCCTACTTCGACATCCACACCGGCAAGTACTACAGCGGATACGAAGGCGATCCACTGGGTCTGTACGCCGAGGGCGGCAAGGTGCTCAGCGAGGCGACGAACGGCCGGCCGGCCCTGCTCCTCGGATACACCGGCGGCCGGCTCGATGCCCGCGTCGACGAGATCACCACCGAGGAGCAGGTGACGTCGGACGACGGTGAAGCCCACGAACTGGACGGTTTCAACCGGGTCCCGGGCCGCGTACTGGGTTGCGGAGGGGTCGGTGGCGACCGGCTGTCCGACACCGAGGAACCGATGCAGGAGCCGTACGGCGGGCTGTGCACGGACACGAGCGAGCTCGTGGTGTTCACGCAGGAGTGGGGCGACTGGACTCCGCCCGGCCCCCCGGGCAGCATGGAGGCGCTGCTCGACGCCGACGGGCGGGTGGTGGGCGTACGCAAACCGGCCGGCGGGAGCATGCCGAAGAACGGCAGCACGCTCTACGCGATCGGGTCCGGCGTCGACTGGCTGCGCACCCACGCGCCCAAGGGCAGTGTGGTCACGCCCTCGGTGCGGATGAAGGACGCGATGGGGCGGACGGTGCCCGGGCCCGTCGACACGGCGGTCGGTGGACGCTACCGGCTGCTGCGTGACGGCGTGTCCGCGCTCGGGGAAAACGCCGCGCTCACCAGGAGGGCCCCGCGCACGGCGGCCGGAGTCACCGCGGACGGCACCCTCCTCCTGGTGACGGTCGACGGCCGGGAATCCCGGGTGAGCGCCGGGGCCACGCTCAGCGAGGCCGCAGACCTCATGGCCTCGCTCGGCGCCGAGAACGCCGTCGGCCTCGACGGCGGCGGATCCACGACCGTGGTCGTGGGCGGGAAACTGCGCAACAGGCCCCGGGAGACCGCGGGCCAACCGGTCACGGAACGGCCCGTGGCCAACGCGCTGGCGCTCTTCGACCACTGA
- a CDS encoding rhamnogalacturonan acetylesterase, which produces MTSVFLAGESTVCDRQRSRAPMAGWGQALPLFLHGPAVINCARAGASSTSFVQRGRLGWILEQITPGDLLLISFGLNDMKPGEDVFAAPFEGFQANLRHYVNEARDRGAHPVLVTPHERRVFDRFGNMRRPLHLYPAAMREVAVRLSVPLIDLNEWSVAWWRQAGPEGTRAIFLHLAPGEHPNYPEGVADNTHLRDAGAIECARFVANEMRARVLLPAACFRNVETALDPARALEFPDDAAFAYLTKTRTTGGRR; this is translated from the coding sequence ATGACGTCGGTATTCCTGGCGGGCGAATCCACCGTCTGTGACCGCCAGCGCAGCAGGGCCCCCATGGCCGGTTGGGGCCAGGCCCTGCCCCTGTTCCTCCACGGGCCCGCGGTGATCAATTGCGCGCGGGCCGGGGCGAGCAGCACGAGCTTCGTGCAGCGCGGGCGCCTGGGGTGGATCCTGGAGCAGATCACCCCCGGCGACCTGCTGCTGATCTCCTTCGGCCTCAACGACATGAAGCCGGGGGAGGACGTGTTCGCCGCGCCCTTCGAGGGGTTCCAGGCCAATCTGCGGCACTACGTGAACGAGGCGCGGGACCGGGGCGCGCACCCGGTGCTCGTCACTCCCCACGAGCGGCGGGTGTTCGACCGGTTCGGCAACATGCGCCGACCGCTGCACCTGTACCCGGCCGCGATGCGCGAGGTGGCCGTGCGGCTGTCGGTACCTCTGATCGACCTGAACGAGTGGAGCGTCGCCTGGTGGCGGCAGGCCGGCCCGGAAGGCACCAGGGCGATATTCCTGCACCTGGCACCGGGGGAGCACCCCAACTACCCCGAGGGCGTGGCCGACAACACCCACCTGCGGGACGCCGGCGCGATCGAGTGTGCCCGCTTCGTCGCGAACGAGATGCGGGCGCGGGTCCTGCTGCCGGCCGCCTGCTTCCGGAACGTGGAGACGGCCCTCGACCCCGCCCGGGCCCTGGAGTTCCCCGACGACGCCGCCTTCGCGTACCTGACCAAGACCCGGACCACGGGAGGCAGGCGATGA